From a single Rhodococcus qingshengii JCM 15477 genomic region:
- a CDS encoding MFS transporter, with amino-acid sequence MTTLAEAPTRSGSRVIAALAGAVLVYSLMQTMLVPALPVLGEHFDTSVAVTGWILTAYLLAAAVMAPIVGAMGDRFGDKRVLVIVLIIFALATFAAAAAPNIGVLLVVRAVQGVSMASFPLAMAVLRRTVVGPELSSGIGWLAGTLGIGAGSALVIGGVILEYLSWQWLFVITGILIVLALVAVVAVVPGSHRRPGMPTDWAGAGALAFGLVSLLLAITKASDWGVLSLGFWGLVVVAFVSFATLIAVDSRHDAPIVDMRVFRDKPMMITSALTLVFGFVPYIFYLCLPRILQAPETSTYGSGFTVVQTGLALLPAAVLVFLGGRLTPALARRFGPRVPAVIALALMAAGAVGLAIWPSSVVAIVAFFSLVGLGNGVGFAVCALLVASIVPPSEMAAASGVNSVIRTVGSAVGAPVTTAVLAIGISGDSFALAFVMGAVISVVACLPAIALPATRTAQKA; translated from the coding sequence ATGACAACCTTGGCGGAGGCGCCCACGCGATCCGGGAGCCGGGTGATCGCCGCGCTTGCGGGGGCGGTACTCGTCTACTCGCTCATGCAGACCATGCTGGTACCGGCGTTGCCGGTGTTGGGTGAGCATTTCGACACGTCCGTGGCGGTGACCGGCTGGATCCTGACGGCGTACCTGTTGGCGGCCGCGGTGATGGCTCCGATAGTCGGCGCGATGGGTGACCGATTCGGCGACAAGCGAGTCCTGGTGATCGTCCTGATCATCTTCGCTCTCGCGACATTTGCCGCGGCAGCCGCCCCGAATATCGGGGTGCTGCTTGTCGTTCGAGCTGTCCAGGGAGTGAGCATGGCGAGCTTCCCGCTTGCGATGGCAGTACTGCGGAGAACGGTAGTAGGTCCCGAGTTGTCTTCAGGGATAGGTTGGCTCGCTGGGACTTTGGGAATCGGTGCCGGAAGTGCACTGGTGATCGGCGGTGTCATCCTCGAGTATCTCAGTTGGCAGTGGTTGTTCGTGATCACCGGGATCTTGATCGTGCTCGCATTGGTCGCAGTGGTGGCCGTGGTTCCGGGCTCGCATCGCCGCCCGGGTATGCCGACGGACTGGGCCGGTGCCGGCGCTCTGGCGTTCGGATTGGTGAGCCTGCTATTGGCGATCACGAAAGCCTCCGACTGGGGAGTTTTGTCGCTCGGATTCTGGGGTCTGGTGGTAGTCGCGTTCGTTTCGTTCGCGACACTGATTGCCGTCGATTCCCGCCACGACGCGCCGATCGTCGACATGCGAGTTTTTCGGGACAAGCCGATGATGATCACCAGCGCACTCACCCTGGTGTTCGGGTTCGTGCCGTACATTTTCTATCTCTGTCTGCCGCGGATCCTCCAGGCGCCGGAAACGTCCACGTATGGAAGCGGATTCACCGTTGTGCAGACCGGCTTGGCGCTCTTGCCCGCCGCTGTCCTCGTCTTTCTCGGTGGCCGCTTGACGCCGGCTCTCGCGCGGCGATTCGGGCCGCGGGTGCCCGCTGTCATAGCGCTGGCCCTCATGGCGGCGGGCGCAGTCGGACTCGCGATCTGGCCGAGTTCGGTGGTTGCGATCGTGGCGTTCTTTTCCCTCGTCGGATTGGGGAACGGCGTGGGGTTCGCGGTCTGTGCTCTGTTGGTTGCCTCGATCGTCCCGCCATCGGAAATGGCAGCAGCCAGTGGAGTCAACAGTGTGATCAGAACCGTCGGTTCGGCGGTGGGCGCCCCGGTGACCACAGCGGTCCTGGCGATCGGCATTTCCGGCGACTCGTTCGCGCTGGCGTTCGTGATGGGTGCCGTCATCAGTGTTGTCGCCTGTCTGCCGGCGATTGCACTTCCAGCGACGAGGACTGCACAAAAGGCGTGA
- a CDS encoding TetR/AcrR family transcriptional regulator: MAKENASLPGRAREAADNDVTVLRAAREIFAEQGWNAPVSAIATRAGVGVGSIYRRYRGKEELAQSLRVWAIDHLATLARECMSTAKTDEAVLKTFFSRYLTESVGPLIPVLGGKLPEHAEVTRAAEELEAALQSMVDVCIDAREVPPDFTAADVMLMTVHLRPTLPIEGDRATEIHTRYLDFMLDGLRGGTPRPTITPPSWSEWLQMWQGN; encoded by the coding sequence ATGGCGAAAGAGAATGCGAGCCTCCCCGGACGCGCCCGAGAAGCCGCAGACAACGACGTCACCGTACTGCGAGCAGCGCGCGAGATTTTTGCCGAACAGGGTTGGAATGCACCGGTATCGGCAATTGCCACCCGGGCCGGAGTGGGAGTAGGCAGCATCTATCGCCGATACCGAGGCAAGGAGGAACTGGCGCAATCCCTGCGCGTCTGGGCGATCGACCACCTCGCCACCCTCGCCCGAGAGTGCATGAGCACCGCGAAAACCGATGAAGCCGTATTGAAGACGTTCTTCTCGCGATATCTCACCGAATCAGTGGGACCGCTCATTCCGGTCCTCGGCGGCAAGTTACCTGAACACGCCGAAGTCACTCGTGCCGCCGAAGAATTGGAGGCCGCACTGCAATCGATGGTCGACGTCTGCATCGACGCTCGCGAAGTCCCGCCCGACTTCACTGCTGCTGACGTCATGCTCATGACAGTGCATCTGCGGCCGACTCTGCCGATCGAGGGTGATCGAGCCACCGAAATACACACGCGCTATCTCGACTTCATGCTCGACGGACTTCGTGGCGGAACACCTCGACCAACGATCACTCCCCCGTCCTGGAGCGAATGGCTTCAGATGTGGCAGGGCAACTGA
- a CDS encoding ABC transporter substrate-binding protein yields MKINRRLAGFAALPAVATLLLAGCGSSDAAPSTETRSADQSWSYTTGYGNTITLDHAPERIVVDAYSAAALWDYGIRPVGIFGYGVGNPDVTDRADESTMTVVGREGELSAEALAALDPDLVIGYGNSDDPTRWTWWDEPMGKTVNNVAPFVGVKFSGASTPDVLNEYASLAEALGGNTDTAAAREGKEAFESGAERIRTAAAKVDDIEVLALNGDSSELYAGTTALAQFGYLKELGVKFTGPGGDKGWADLSWEQVPDYPADIVFQFAKSAEAFAASPVFVKLPAVTANQVIDFDDKRPNTYANYGAWFEQVAQLLDQARNVA; encoded by the coding sequence ATGAAAATCAATCGCCGGCTCGCCGGCTTCGCCGCACTACCCGCCGTCGCCACGCTCCTACTCGCCGGTTGCGGAAGTAGCGACGCAGCGCCCTCTACCGAGACCAGGTCTGCCGACCAGTCCTGGAGTTACACAACGGGATACGGAAACACGATCACCCTCGACCACGCCCCGGAGCGGATCGTCGTCGACGCGTACTCCGCTGCGGCTCTGTGGGACTACGGCATTCGGCCGGTCGGCATCTTCGGTTACGGCGTCGGCAATCCAGACGTCACCGATCGCGCTGACGAGTCGACGATGACCGTCGTCGGCCGTGAAGGTGAACTCAGCGCGGAAGCTCTTGCGGCGCTGGACCCAGACCTGGTCATCGGGTACGGCAACAGCGACGACCCGACACGATGGACTTGGTGGGACGAGCCGATGGGCAAGACCGTCAACAATGTTGCACCGTTTGTCGGCGTCAAGTTCTCCGGAGCCTCGACACCGGACGTGTTGAACGAGTACGCCTCACTCGCCGAAGCACTCGGCGGGAACACCGACACAGCCGCAGCACGCGAGGGCAAGGAAGCATTCGAATCCGGTGCAGAGCGCATCCGAACTGCTGCGGCCAAGGTCGACGACATCGAAGTCCTCGCCCTGAACGGTGACAGCTCCGAGTTGTACGCAGGCACAACGGCGCTCGCTCAGTTCGGGTACCTGAAGGAACTGGGCGTGAAGTTCACCGGTCCGGGAGGCGACAAGGGCTGGGCCGATCTCAGCTGGGAACAGGTACCGGACTATCCGGCGGACATCGTGTTCCAGTTCGCGAAGTCGGCAGAGGCATTCGCGGCATCACCCGTGTTCGTCAAGCTGCCCGCGGTGACCGCGAACCAGGTGATCGACTTCGACGACAAGCGTCCCAACACCTACGCCAATTACGGCGCCTGGTTCGAGCAGGTTGCACAACTACTCGACCAGGCCCGCAACGTCGCCTGA
- a CDS encoding ABC transporter substrate-binding protein, which produces MTLVLDAQVTDTEWAQIVDRISRRRFFGGAAGVAAALALSACGSSDGESDSASDTLPYTWAEFSGDVPRDPRRVVVLDGRVDLEFAMMMDYPIVGSGNFWFPDAKAGFQFPGRTIEDASFVNVAGDFSTNFEALLALEPDLIVITAIGYTSDWYGTERLSSIAPLLVVGDDVEPIAGHPVDWRGALMAQASQLDRVTIAEASIAGYDDKLARLRPMLQEKLGGKKIVFGVQTPTGFLVHQRNLRISVALDAGLDVLFRDDDNAENSFELSFEQLDTLAPADVIIAQARDQEALDAIKSQPTWQRLPAVQAGNVLTSDARYNQGFALTAAIFLDVLEEAAGRITAGQ; this is translated from the coding sequence ATGACACTCGTCCTGGATGCGCAGGTTACCGACACGGAGTGGGCTCAGATCGTCGACCGCATTTCGCGACGCCGATTCTTCGGTGGCGCAGCTGGTGTGGCTGCAGCATTGGCGCTGAGCGCCTGCGGAAGCTCCGATGGCGAATCCGACTCTGCCAGTGACACTCTCCCGTACACGTGGGCCGAGTTCAGCGGCGACGTTCCGCGCGACCCGAGGCGTGTGGTGGTGCTCGACGGCCGCGTCGACCTCGAATTCGCGATGATGATGGACTACCCGATCGTCGGATCGGGCAACTTCTGGTTCCCCGACGCCAAGGCAGGATTCCAGTTTCCCGGCCGCACCATCGAGGACGCGAGCTTCGTCAACGTCGCCGGCGACTTCTCCACCAACTTCGAGGCTCTGCTCGCTCTCGAGCCCGATCTGATCGTCATCACTGCGATCGGATACACCAGTGACTGGTACGGCACCGAGCGCTTGTCTTCCATCGCGCCGCTGTTGGTCGTCGGCGACGACGTCGAACCGATTGCCGGGCACCCGGTCGACTGGCGAGGTGCTCTGATGGCGCAGGCGAGCCAGCTCGACCGGGTGACGATCGCCGAGGCTTCCATTGCGGGGTACGACGACAAGCTCGCGAGACTGCGACCGATGTTGCAGGAGAAGCTGGGCGGAAAGAAGATCGTGTTCGGCGTTCAGACGCCGACGGGCTTCCTTGTGCATCAGCGGAATCTGCGAATCAGTGTTGCACTCGATGCCGGCCTGGACGTGCTTTTCCGTGACGACGACAATGCAGAGAACTCGTTCGAGTTGTCGTTCGAGCAACTCGACACCTTGGCTCCGGCGGATGTGATCATCGCCCAAGCACGCGATCAGGAAGCGCTCGACGCGATCAAGTCGCAGCCGACGTGGCAGCGGTTGCCTGCAGTTCAAGCGGGCAACGTGTTGACCAGCGACGCGCGATACAACCAAGGATTTGCGCTCACCGCGGCCATCTTCCTCGACGTTCTCGAGGAAGCGGCCGGACGAATCACTGCTGGGCAGTAA
- a CDS encoding ABC transporter ATP-binding protein, with translation MNETSTAAVVVERTNRLRAEDVTIGYDKRVISEHLDVEIPDGGFTVIVGPNACGKSTLLRALSRLLKPTTGKVLLDGKAITSYPAKEVARRLGLLPQTSIAPDGIKVADLVARGRYPHQKLIRQWSREDEAAVIKAMEATKVTDLSARPVDELSGGQRQRVWVAMVLAQQTPLVLLDEPTTFLDIAHQIELLELCRDLNENDGHTLVAVLHDLNHACRYGTHIIAMKDGAVVAEGPPAEIITEELVQEVFGMACRIIDDPVSHTPLVIPLGRERQRNIEGAKV, from the coding sequence GTGAACGAGACAAGTACGGCCGCCGTCGTGGTCGAAAGGACGAATCGGCTTCGCGCCGAGGACGTCACGATCGGTTACGACAAGCGCGTCATCTCGGAACACCTCGACGTCGAAATCCCCGACGGTGGCTTCACCGTCATCGTCGGTCCCAATGCCTGCGGCAAGTCGACGCTTCTGCGTGCGCTGTCCCGGTTGCTCAAGCCGACCACCGGCAAGGTCCTTCTCGACGGCAAGGCGATCACGTCGTACCCGGCAAAGGAAGTTGCGAGGCGACTCGGGCTTCTGCCGCAGACGTCGATCGCGCCGGACGGAATCAAAGTCGCCGATCTGGTTGCGCGAGGGCGTTATCCGCACCAGAAGCTGATCCGCCAGTGGTCCCGAGAGGACGAGGCCGCCGTCATCAAGGCGATGGAAGCAACCAAGGTCACGGATCTGTCGGCCAGGCCGGTCGACGAACTGTCCGGTGGTCAGCGCCAACGTGTCTGGGTAGCTATGGTTCTCGCGCAGCAGACTCCGTTGGTGCTACTGGACGAGCCGACGACGTTCCTCGACATCGCGCACCAGATCGAGCTGCTGGAACTCTGCCGCGATCTGAACGAGAACGACGGACACACGCTGGTGGCGGTGCTTCACGATCTCAATCACGCGTGCCGCTACGGAACTCACATCATCGCGATGAAGGACGGCGCGGTGGTCGCCGAGGGCCCGCCCGCGGAGATCATCACCGAAGAACTGGTGCAGGAGGTGTTCGGCATGGCGTGCCGCATCATCGACGATCCGGTTTCCCACACACCGCTGGTCATTCCGCTGGGACGCGAGCGTCAGCGAAACATCGAAGGAGCAAAGGTATGA
- the fepG gene encoding iron-enterobactin ABC transporter permease, translating to MSIDFGRATTVVRSPKEGWSARIDVRTVTVCLVLVALALAIGVIALGSGDYQVPIGDVLGALFGEAPARIHMVVVEWRLPRVLLALMLGAALGMSGAIFQSLTRNPLGSPDIIGFNSGAYTGALVVILLIGGTYYEIAVGALVGGIATAAVVYLLAYKRGVQGFRLIIVGIAISAMLGSVNTWMILKAKLDDAMAAAVWGAGSLNGLGWTQVWPVVVVLAILVPLILVLGRRMQMLEMGDDAAKALGVRAEPTRLSLVVLGVALTAMVTAAAGPIGFVSLAAPQLVRRLTGSAGVTLLPSAAMGGALLMVSDWVAQRAFAPTQLPVGVVTVSIGGIYFVWLLAREARKQ from the coding sequence GTGAGCATCGATTTCGGGCGCGCCACCACGGTGGTGCGCTCACCCAAAGAAGGCTGGTCCGCGCGGATCGACGTCCGCACGGTCACAGTCTGCCTCGTCCTCGTTGCGCTTGCATTGGCCATCGGTGTCATCGCGCTCGGTAGTGGTGACTACCAAGTGCCGATCGGGGACGTCCTCGGTGCACTGTTCGGCGAAGCCCCCGCGCGTATCCACATGGTCGTCGTGGAATGGCGTCTGCCCCGAGTTCTGTTGGCGCTGATGCTCGGTGCGGCGCTCGGTATGAGCGGTGCGATCTTCCAATCGCTGACCAGGAACCCGTTGGGTAGCCCGGACATCATCGGCTTCAACTCCGGTGCGTACACGGGCGCTCTGGTGGTCATCCTCCTCATCGGTGGTACTTACTACGAGATCGCAGTCGGTGCTCTGGTGGGCGGAATCGCCACCGCAGCAGTTGTTTATCTCCTTGCGTACAAGCGAGGTGTGCAGGGATTCCGGTTGATCATCGTCGGTATCGCCATCAGCGCGATGTTGGGCTCGGTCAACACCTGGATGATCCTCAAGGCGAAACTTGACGACGCCATGGCTGCCGCAGTGTGGGGTGCCGGTTCGTTGAACGGACTCGGCTGGACTCAGGTGTGGCCGGTGGTCGTCGTGCTGGCCATCCTCGTTCCGCTGATCCTGGTGTTGGGCAGGCGGATGCAGATGCTCGAGATGGGCGACGACGCCGCCAAGGCGCTCGGCGTCCGGGCCGAACCCACGCGGCTTTCCCTGGTTGTTCTCGGCGTCGCCCTGACGGCCATGGTGACAGCAGCGGCCGGTCCCATCGGGTTCGTCTCGCTGGCGGCTCCGCAGTTGGTGAGGCGATTGACCGGTAGTGCCGGAGTGACCCTGCTGCCGTCGGCAGCAATGGGTGGCGCGTTGCTGATGGTCAGCGACTGGGTGGCGCAGCGAGCTTTCGCGCCGACACAGTTGCCGGTCGGCGTCGTCACCGTCTCCATCGGTGGCATCTATTTCGTATGGCTTCTCGCGCGAGAGGCACGTAAGCAGTGA
- a CDS encoding Fe(3+)-siderophore ABC transporter permease, producing the protein MTVGFDKSAVDSGAADKSAVDKHTEELIDESLHEKQKQPDGLVSTNSRRMAGLLVCLVVLAAVLLLSIAVGSKTIPFGTVIDALVNYDDSNDHVIIRDLRLPRTLLGLIVGMALGVAGGLIQAMTRNPLADPGILGVNAGAGFAMVVAVAVFDLTSIWSYIWFALLGAVIATAIVYTLGSIGRGGATPIRLTLAGVAIGSVLGGISSGITLLNPTAFDQMRQWNAGSLSGRSLEIVLAVAPFILIGLFLALALARQLNAVALGDDLARSLGANITRTRILGVIAVTLLCGAATAAAGPIGFVGLMVPHVARWFVGPDQRWILPYTLVCSPILLLFSDVVGRIVLRPGELQVGIVTAFIGAPVLIMLVRRSKVSGL; encoded by the coding sequence GTGACCGTTGGATTCGACAAGAGTGCTGTCGACAGCGGTGCGGCGGACAAGAGCGCAGTCGACAAACACACCGAAGAACTGATCGACGAGTCGCTGCACGAGAAGCAGAAGCAACCGGACGGGCTGGTATCGACCAACTCTCGTCGTATGGCGGGTCTTCTGGTGTGCCTGGTGGTGCTCGCCGCCGTGCTCCTGCTGAGTATCGCGGTGGGATCGAAGACCATTCCGTTCGGCACCGTGATCGACGCGCTGGTGAACTACGACGATTCCAATGATCATGTGATCATCCGTGATCTGCGGCTACCTCGTACTCTGCTCGGTCTGATAGTCGGTATGGCACTGGGTGTGGCCGGTGGCCTCATCCAGGCGATGACACGAAATCCCTTGGCTGATCCCGGAATTCTCGGTGTCAATGCCGGCGCGGGCTTCGCGATGGTCGTTGCCGTCGCGGTCTTCGACTTGACCAGCATCTGGTCGTACATCTGGTTCGCTTTGCTCGGAGCGGTGATAGCCACGGCGATCGTCTACACGCTGGGCTCGATCGGTCGAGGTGGTGCGACGCCCATTCGGCTGACGCTTGCCGGTGTTGCCATCGGCTCCGTGCTCGGCGGTATCTCGTCCGGGATCACCTTGCTCAACCCGACCGCCTTCGACCAGATGCGCCAGTGGAATGCCGGCTCACTCAGCGGGCGTTCGTTGGAAATCGTTCTCGCCGTCGCACCGTTCATTCTCATCGGGCTCTTCCTGGCGCTCGCGTTGGCGCGCCAACTCAACGCGGTGGCCCTGGGTGACGATCTGGCACGTTCGCTCGGTGCCAACATCACTCGTACTCGCATCCTCGGTGTCATCGCGGTGACATTGCTGTGCGGCGCGGCGACAGCTGCGGCCGGGCCGATCGGATTCGTCGGATTGATGGTTCCGCACGTCGCGAGATGGTTCGTCGGACCGGATCAGCGATGGATTCTCCCGTACACGTTGGTGTGCTCGCCGATTCTTCTTCTCTTCTCCGACGTCGTCGGCCGAATCGTGCTGCGCCCGGGTGAACTTCAGGTCGGCATCGTCACGGCCTTCATCGGCGCTCCGGTGCTGATCATGCTGGTGCGTCGAAGCAAGGTGAGCGGTCTGTGA
- a CDS encoding siderophore-interacting protein: MSLVFGEVLHKEYVTPGMVRIVFGGEELTAFETTGTGDEYLRLHFPVPATGKFVLPAEDPDAPRGWRYPEGEEPSPCQPYTVRRFDSETSCMTIDFVVHEGGIASDWAQKAEIGDKLAIGESRGLYEPPADARWQVFVADATGLPALGRLIEQLPAGMSAKAIVEVVDESHKQQITSSADVEFIWLVGSGNGVAPSKLPDAVRAMNLPTELGYVWVAGESTMLRDIRKYLRHELKLPGEQYKVIGYWTYKAEVWNAKYEALDESVRAALDAAWESDRDEEEIRDEVEKTLESAGL; encoded by the coding sequence GTGAGTCTTGTGTTCGGCGAGGTACTTCACAAGGAGTACGTGACCCCGGGAATGGTTCGTATCGTGTTCGGTGGGGAGGAGCTGACCGCCTTCGAAACCACCGGTACCGGTGACGAATACCTGCGCCTCCACTTCCCGGTCCCGGCTACAGGCAAGTTCGTTCTTCCGGCGGAAGATCCGGATGCACCGCGCGGTTGGCGATACCCGGAGGGAGAGGAACCGTCCCCGTGCCAGCCGTACACCGTGCGACGGTTCGATTCCGAAACCAGCTGCATGACGATCGACTTCGTCGTTCACGAGGGTGGTATCGCCAGCGACTGGGCGCAGAAGGCCGAGATCGGTGACAAGTTGGCGATCGGCGAGTCTCGTGGCCTCTACGAGCCCCCGGCCGACGCACGTTGGCAGGTGTTCGTCGCCGACGCGACTGGACTCCCCGCACTCGGGCGCTTGATCGAACAGTTGCCCGCCGGGATGTCGGCCAAGGCGATCGTCGAGGTGGTGGACGAGTCTCACAAGCAGCAGATCACCTCGTCGGCCGACGTCGAGTTCATCTGGCTGGTCGGCAGTGGCAACGGTGTTGCACCGTCGAAGTTGCCGGACGCGGTTCGCGCGATGAACCTGCCCACCGAACTCGGATACGTGTGGGTTGCAGGCGAGAGCACGATGCTCCGTGACATCCGCAAGTACCTTCGCCACGAACTGAAGTTGCCGGGTGAGCAGTACAAGGTCATCGGCTACTGGACGTACAAAGCCGAGGTGTGGAACGCGAAGTACGAGGCCCTCGACGAAAGTGTCCGCGCGGCACTCGATGCGGCCTGGGAATCGGACCGCGACGAGGAAGAGATCCGCGACGAGGTCGAGAAGACTCTAGAGAGCGCCGGCTTGTGA
- a CDS encoding ABC transporter ATP-binding protein: MPSTPLLSAETNGPPTSPAITPRQVITRAIASEGRGAKLAAASVGFTGHQVAEALVPVVIGAVIDRAVATNDAAALGKWILVLGILFTGLLLSWRFAARISDSVTEHGAHRLRMDIARRGLDPHGMSPRRMPGEVYSIATSDAGSVAGFTHTLSTKLAAACGVLTAAISLLVISVPLGLLVILGTPPVLALMQVVSRPLERRAETDQWQGAKAGALAADLLSGLRILSGIGAGDAAAQRYRAASRTSLEATLRAQRYQAMYSAANVAIAGAFLAVIAYVGGRMAASGSISVGEFVAVVGLAQFLRGPLIDIIYFGAGLARARASANRVAALLGTGEAVTPAGEPVSLNHSEFLTLRDVVLAGASPVDLDVKRGEIIGIVTENAAWADALVDALARRIEPSSGTIHLGDNAIHELHIDELRTHVLAAPHDAALFIGTVGDNIDALAPIGSRNDEAIAAAAADQVISALPLGLATRVTEQGNSLSGGQRQRIALARALASEAPVLVLHDPTTAVDSVTEARIARGIAEVRGAHATILLTSSPVLLDICDRVIEL, encoded by the coding sequence GTGCCTTCGACACCACTTCTTTCGGCCGAGACAAACGGTCCCCCAACCAGCCCGGCGATCACGCCGCGTCAGGTAATCACACGCGCGATCGCTTCCGAAGGTCGCGGAGCCAAGCTGGCGGCCGCGTCCGTCGGCTTCACCGGCCACCAGGTCGCGGAAGCGTTGGTGCCGGTGGTGATCGGTGCGGTCATCGACCGTGCTGTGGCGACCAACGATGCCGCCGCACTCGGAAAGTGGATCCTCGTTCTCGGAATTCTCTTCACCGGCTTGTTGCTCAGTTGGCGCTTCGCGGCGCGCATCTCCGATTCCGTCACCGAGCACGGAGCACATCGCTTGCGGATGGACATCGCGCGCCGAGGCCTCGATCCGCACGGCATGTCGCCGCGGCGTATGCCGGGCGAGGTCTACTCGATTGCAACATCCGACGCGGGTTCGGTGGCCGGATTCACGCACACGCTGAGCACCAAACTTGCGGCCGCTTGCGGAGTGCTGACCGCCGCGATTTCGCTACTGGTGATCTCGGTGCCACTTGGCCTGCTCGTCATCCTCGGCACTCCCCCGGTGCTGGCTCTCATGCAGGTGGTCAGTCGGCCGCTCGAACGCCGAGCCGAAACCGATCAGTGGCAGGGCGCCAAGGCCGGCGCGCTAGCCGCAGATCTACTCTCCGGACTCCGAATCCTCTCCGGAATCGGCGCCGGAGATGCTGCAGCGCAGCGGTATCGGGCAGCCAGCCGGACTTCGTTGGAAGCAACCCTTCGCGCACAGAGATACCAAGCGATGTACTCCGCCGCCAACGTTGCGATCGCCGGCGCTTTCCTCGCCGTCATCGCGTACGTGGGCGGACGGATGGCAGCGTCCGGGAGCATCTCGGTCGGTGAATTCGTTGCCGTGGTTGGTCTGGCACAGTTCCTTCGCGGTCCGTTGATCGACATCATCTACTTCGGCGCCGGCCTGGCACGGGCACGCGCCTCGGCCAACCGCGTCGCAGCACTTCTCGGGACCGGCGAGGCTGTCACTCCCGCGGGTGAACCTGTGTCCCTGAATCACTCCGAGTTCCTGACGCTGCGCGACGTCGTGTTGGCCGGAGCGTCACCAGTCGATCTCGACGTCAAACGCGGCGAGATCATCGGCATCGTCACCGAGAATGCCGCCTGGGCGGATGCGTTGGTCGACGCACTGGCGCGTCGAATCGAGCCTTCGAGCGGAACAATTCATCTCGGCGACAACGCCATTCACGAGCTGCACATCGACGAACTTCGCACTCACGTTCTGGCAGCACCGCACGACGCGGCACTGTTCATCGGCACAGTCGGCGACAACATCGACGCCCTCGCACCGATCGGCAGCCGCAACGACGAGGCCATCGCCGCTGCTGCGGCAGATCAAGTGATCTCGGCACTGCCGCTCGGCCTCGCAACCCGAGTCACCGAGCAAGGGAATTCTTTGTCCGGCGGTCAACGTCAGCGCATCGCGTTGGCGAGGGCACTGGCGAGCGAAGCTCCCGTCCTGGTCCTGCACGATCCCACCACTGCCGTCGACTCCGTCACCGAAGCGCGCATTGCTCGCGGGATCGCCGAGGTACGCGGGGCGCACGCCACAATACTTCTGACCAGCAGCCCCGTGCTGCTCGATATCTGCGATCGGGTGATCGAGCTGTGA